One part of the Nymphaea colorata isolate Beijing-Zhang1983 chromosome 8, ASM883128v2, whole genome shotgun sequence genome encodes these proteins:
- the LOC116258305 gene encoding sugar transport protein 5-like, with the protein MAGGFLPAVGAVREDFGGKLTVSVYITCIVAASCGLIFGYDIGISGGVTTMEPFLRRFFPSVLRKMRQSKQNEYCMYDSQLLTSFTSSLYIAGLIGSLGASRVTRALGRRASMLLGGATFLTGATINGAAVNVVMLIVGRILLGIGVGFTNQATPLYLAETAPPKWRGAFISGFQLFLGIGVAAANLINYGTAKIHGWGWRLSLGLAAVPALIMTTGTLLVPDTASSLIQRGKIDEARRALQRVRGSGADVEAELQCLTEETMKSEAVEKPFRDIFKRRYRPQLVMSIAIPLFQQLTGINVVAFYAPVLFRSVGFGSDSSLMAAVILCLVNLGSILVSTYIVDRYGRKVLFMEGGVQMILFLTAVACVLGVKIGSSGTSPLSKGDAVLVLVLMCAYAAGFGWSWGPLCWLIPSEIFPLEIRPAGQSISIAANFAVTFVLAQFFLSMLCHFKYGIFLFYAGFIAIMTVFVAVFLPETKGVPLEAMDRVWEKHWYWRRFVVLERTAPKMNGYSNSI; encoded by the exons ATGGCGGGCGGATTTCTGCCGGCCGTTGGCGCCGTTCGAGAAGATTTCGGCGGGAAGCTCACCGTCTCCGTCTACATCACGTGCATAGTCGCGGCCAGCTGCGGCCTCATCTTCGGCTATGACATCGGCATCTCAG GGGGCGTGACGACAATGGAGCCGTTCTTGAGGAGGTTTTTTCCTTCCGTGCTGAGGAAGATGCGCCAGTCCAAGCAAAACGAATACTGCATGTATGACAGCCAGCTCCTCACTTCCTTCACCTCCTCCCTCTACATAGCCGGCCTGATCGGTTCGCTGGGAGCCAGCCGAGTCACTCGGGCGCTCGGGCGCAGAGCCAGTATGCTGCTCGGTGGCGCAACCTTCCTCACCGGCGCCACCATTAACGGCGCCGCGGTCAATGTGGTCATGCTCATAGTCGGTCGCATCCTGCTTGGTATCGGAGTCGGCTTCACGAACCAG GCCACCCCACTTTATCTCGCCGAGACGGCGCCACCAAAATGGCGCGGCGCGTTCATTTCCGGCTTCCAGCTCTTCTTAGGCATCGGTGTGGCGGCTGCTAACCTGATCAACTATGGCACGGCTAAGATCCATGGCTGGGGCTGGCGGCTCTCGCTTGGCCTCGCCGCTGTCCCGGCGTTAATCATGACCACCGGGACGCTGCTCGTGCCGGATACCGCAAGCAGCCTTATACAGCGGGGCAAAATTGATGAAGCAAGGCGAGCCTTGCAGCGGGTCCGTGGATCTGGAGCCGATGTTGAAGCCGAGCTGCAATGCCTAACTGAAGAAACTATGAAGTCCGAAGCCGTGGAAAAGCCATTCAGGGACATATTCAAGCGCCGGTACCGGCCTCAATTGGTGATGTCCATCGCCATCCCTTTATTCCAGCAGCTCACCGGCATCAATGTCGTCGCATTTTATGCACCGGTTCTATTTCGGAGTGTTGGCTTTGGAAGCGACTCGTCGCTCATGGCTGCGGTCATACTCTGCTTGGTCAATTTGGGCTCCATCCTTGTGTCCACTTACATCGTTGATCGGTATGGCCGAAAAGTTTTGTTTATGGAGGGCGGCGTTCAGATGATCCTCTTCTTG ACAGCAGTTGCTTGTGTGCTTGGTGTAAAGATAGGGAGCTCAGGAACAAGCCCACTGTCAAAGGGCGACgcggtgctggtgctggtgctcaTGTGCGCGTACGCAGCCGGGTTTGGGTGGTCTTGGGGGCCCCTGTGTTGGTTGATCCCAAGCGAGATCTTCCCGCTGGAGATACGCCCCGCCGGTCAAAGCATAAGCATTGCCGCTAACTTCGCGGTGACCTTCGTGCTCGCTCAGTTCTTCCTATCCATGCTCTGCCATTTCAAGTACGGAATCTTCCTGTTCTACGCCGGATTTATCGCCATCATGACCGTTTTTGTTGCCGTCTTCCTGCCGGAGACCAAGGGAGTGCCACTAGAGGCCATGGACAGAGTCTGGGAGAAGCATTGGTACTGGAGAAGATTTGTGGTATTGGAAAGGACAGCACCAAAAATGAATGGATACTCCAACAGTATTTGA